The following coding sequences lie in one Hippoglossus hippoglossus isolate fHipHip1 chromosome 14, fHipHip1.pri, whole genome shotgun sequence genomic window:
- the kptn gene encoding KICSTOR complex protein kaptin yields the protein MFPFVEDSFSRFPSQSNIYGLCQAGEQQLLTATLKGKVVCFRYQELQLKGRPVAKEVQFTYIPVDAEIVSIDAFTKSPPNRGLVVGITFIKDSGDKATPFLNIYCDYEPGSEFNLDSIAQSCLNLELQFTPFQLYHTEVQCDDGSSETVFLLSGHDQRIHLYKENASLHQFEEQPVERLFPELQQLPSNVLWLDMLSVAGNRRISAFGCQNGCVGLAMVNQTGPEVLQSWRVQFDSPISTVLLFPLRCPTEPSHTSGETSVEMEGYNLLVTSTIEMAVVYRDVQEFGLSRSTCLSESDQWDAVVCALVIDLDFDGQKEVLLGTYGQELLCYKFHPVGSRQFQLLWRRSFKSPLLSIIYLDLTGDGLKELAVLTLKGLHILQHSLACTADLVLERLSQRVSALTAGSELESAQAPDIEESDDPAKNEECAAHTPSE from the exons ATGTTCCCCTTCGTGGAGGACAGTTTCAGCCGCTTCCCGTCGCAGAGCAACATCTACGGGCTGTGTCAGGCCggggagcagcagctgctgacgGCCACACTCAAAGGGAAGGTGGTGTGTTTCAGATaccaggagctgcagctcaaaGGCAGACCTGTGGCCAAAGAGGTGCAGTTCACATACAtaccag TTGATGCAGAAATTGTATCAATTGACGCCTTCACTAAGTCTCCACCCAACAGAGGCCTGGTGGTGGGCATCACGTTTATAAAG GACTCTGGGGACAAGGCCACTCCGTTCCTGAATATCTACTGTGACTATGAGCCCGGCTCAGAGTTCAACCTGGATTCCATTGCAC AAAGTTGTCTGAATCTGGAGCTGCAGTTCACGCCCTTCCAGCTGTACCACACAGA agtgCAGTGTGACGATGGCAGCAGCGAGACGGTGTTTCTGCTCAGTGGCCATGACCAGAGGATCCACCTGTACAAGGAG AACGCCTCCCTCCACCAGTTTGAAGAGCAGCCAGTGGAGAGACTCTTCCCTGAACTACAACAACTGCCCAGCAA tgTGCTGTGGTTGGACATGTTGAGTGTAGCTGGCAACAGGAGAATCTCAGCGTTCGGCTGTCAGAACGGCTGCGTTGGACTGGCTATGGTGAATCAGACTGGGCCAG AGGTTTTGCAGAGCTGGCGGGTCCAGTTTGACAGTCCGATCTCTACAGTGCTGCTGTTTCCTCTGAGATGCCCAACTGAGCCCAGCCACACCAGCGGAGAGACAA GTGTGGAAATGGAGGGCTACAACCTTCTGGTAACCAGTACCATTGAGATGGCAGTTGTCTACAG AGATGTCCAGGAGTTTGGTTTATCTCGCTCCACATGTCTCTCAGAAAGTGACCAGTGGGACGCAGTGGTCTGCGCTCTAGTCATTGACCTGGATTTTGACGGGCAGAAGGAGGTGCTGTTGGGAACATACGGACAG GAACTTCTGTGCTACAAATTCCATCCGGTGGGGAGCAGAcagtttcagctgctgtggCGGCGGAGCTTCAAGAGTCCTTTGCTGTCCATCATCTACTTAGACTTGACCGGGGACGGTCTGAAAGAGCTGGCTGTCCTCACACTAAAGGGGCTGCATATCTTACAG cATAGTCTCGCCTGCACTGCTGATTTGGTCCTGGAGCGGCTCAGCCAGAGGGTGTCGGCACTGACAGCTGGCTCTGAGCTGGAGTCAGCCCAAGCTCCAGACATCGAGGAGAGCGATGATCCAGCTAAGAACGAAGAGTGTGCGGCTCACACACCATCAGAATAA